The genome window CACCTGTGTTGATATTGCGATTGATAGTCATTTTTATATCTCCTTTATCAATATAAGTTTCAGCATAAAAGCTAGGACGTTCTAGCGTCGTAGTTATCATAGTTTCTAACTTACTTATTTGGGATTCTTTTTCTCTTATTAATGCTATAAAATCTTTCTCTGCTAATGCCTTGAGTTGATTGTAGTTGATAAAATATTCTTTGCTTAATTCAGATTTATTAGCTGTGGTTGCAGTTTTAGCACGAATCAATATTTTATCTTCTCCACGTCTTTCTATTGCTAAAATCTCAAGTTCTGCGTCTGGATTATTTTCAGCTAGTTCTTTAAATGCAACTGCGATCGCTCTTGGGTCAACACCTTGGTTGTGGTAGAGGTCAAGGGTGTCGAAAATTGGTTGAATAAAATCGCCAAACTCACCATCTGCAAACACTTCGTTATTATTATCGGGTTTGCGGAGGGGAACAGGATTTTCGTTTGTGGGGAGTCGCATATAAACGCATTCACATCTCACCCCATCAAAAAGGGTGTCAATGGTAATGCCCCAATCTTGAATGTATGCCCCGGTGAGCGTAGCGCCTGTAAAATCCGTGCCGTTAAGTTGTGTTTGTACTAATTTTGCCCTTGATAAATCTGCGTCTTGTAAGTTGGCATAGCTCAAGTCTGCACCAATAAAACTTGCATCTACCAAATTCACTCCT of Nostoc sp. MS1 contains these proteins:
- a CDS encoding pentapeptide repeat-containing protein; the protein is MLWAVGGTSFRNANLTDANFTRATLKSTDFRKANLTRTCFSKTKELDCVRPGTTYLQKAQVRQVLVTREGQGKNFDRDDLRGVNFQGVNLVDASFIGADLSYANLQDADLSRAKLVQTQLNGTDFTGATLTGAYIQDWGITIDTLFDGVRCECVYMRLPTNENPVPLRKPDNNNEVFADGEFGDFIQPIFDTLDLYHNQGVDPRAIAVAFKELAENNPDAELEILAIERRGEDKILIRAKTATTANKSELSKEYFINYNQLKALAEKDFIALIREKESQISKLETMITTTLERPSFYAETYIDKGDIKMTINRNINTGGNYYEQSGNFGIGHMSGGEIKEGAKVAGVINEAERQNLAQAAAEIQQLLNQLGETYPTNTPLEKQIVVTEALKEIERNPTLKARVIGALKAGGTEALKELLDHPAVNILLAALEGWQDAE